In one Parageobacillus genomosp. 1 genomic region, the following are encoded:
- a CDS encoding acetyl-CoA hydrolase/transferase family protein, which yields MDKHISELIGNPRLRDRIVTAETAASWIKDGMTLGLSGFTRAGDAKAVPFALIEKAKQHPLKVNVYTGASLGSDIDKMMAEAGIINKRLPFQADSVMRKKINEGEILFIDQHLSHTAELVRSDVLNPIDFAIVEAVSITEDGMIIPSTSVGNSSIFVKKARHVIVELNTAQPKELKGLHDIYEVGKHGEREPIPLTKVDDRIGTIGIPVDEDKIIGIVLTNQTDSPSTIVPPDEETAVIANHLINFLRKEVAAGRLSENLAPLQAGIGSVANAVLYGLLNSEFSNLEVYSEVLQDAVFDLIDAGKVRFASGCSITLSQNKMKQVYSNLDAYRGKLILRPQEISNHPEIVRRLGLISINTALEADIYGNINSTHVRGTNMMNGIGGSGDFARNARLTIFVTKSVAKNGAISSIVPFVSHVDHTEHDVDVIITEYGYADLRGLAPIERPPVIIENCAHPAYRPQLREYFKEALKRGGQTPHVLEKAFSWHINYEKYGTMLESKYQLQTQE from the coding sequence TTGGATAAACATATTTCGGAGCTAATCGGCAATCCCCGTTTAAGAGACCGAATTGTAACGGCAGAAACAGCCGCTTCATGGATAAAAGACGGGATGACGCTTGGTTTGAGCGGATTTACCCGCGCGGGCGATGCCAAAGCGGTTCCTTTTGCACTGATCGAAAAAGCGAAACAACACCCCTTAAAGGTAAACGTATATACAGGCGCTTCCCTAGGCTCGGACATTGATAAAATGATGGCAGAAGCAGGAATTATCAACAAACGGCTTCCGTTCCAAGCCGATTCTGTTATGCGCAAAAAAATTAACGAAGGAGAAATTTTGTTTATTGATCAACATTTATCCCATACAGCGGAATTAGTGCGTTCAGACGTATTAAATCCTATCGATTTCGCAATTGTGGAAGCGGTTTCGATAACCGAAGACGGAATGATCATCCCGTCTACTTCCGTAGGAAACTCTTCTATTTTTGTGAAAAAAGCCCGACATGTTATTGTTGAATTGAACACGGCCCAACCAAAAGAACTCAAAGGGCTTCATGACATTTATGAAGTCGGCAAACATGGGGAACGGGAACCGATACCTTTGACAAAAGTAGACGATCGAATCGGAACGATTGGCATTCCAGTGGATGAGGACAAAATTATAGGAATTGTTTTGACAAACCAAACGGATTCACCATCCACGATTGTACCTCCAGATGAGGAAACAGCTGTTATAGCAAATCATTTAATCAATTTTCTACGAAAAGAAGTGGCAGCAGGTCGGCTTTCCGAAAATTTAGCTCCGCTTCAAGCAGGTATTGGTTCGGTTGCAAATGCCGTTCTTTACGGTTTGTTGAATTCGGAATTTTCCAACTTAGAAGTTTATTCAGAAGTTCTTCAAGATGCCGTGTTTGACCTTATTGATGCTGGAAAAGTCCGGTTTGCTTCCGGCTGCTCCATTACTTTGTCTCAAAACAAAATGAAACAAGTATATTCCAATTTAGATGCTTACCGAGGCAAACTTATCCTTCGTCCTCAGGAAATTTCTAATCATCCGGAAATCGTTCGCCGTCTCGGACTCATTTCCATCAACACAGCCTTGGAGGCAGACATATACGGAAATATTAATTCTACACATGTTCGCGGCACAAACATGATGAACGGCATTGGCGGTTCAGGCGATTTCGCCCGCAATGCACGCCTTACTATCTTCGTGACAAAATCCGTTGCAAAAAATGGGGCTATTTCAAGCATCGTTCCATTTGTATCGCACGTTGACCATACCGAACATGACGTGGATGTGATTATCACGGAGTATGGTTATGCTGACCTTCGCGGCTTGGCGCCAATTGAACGCCCACCTGTTATCATTGAAAACTGCGCGCACCCAGCTTACCGTCCGCAGTTGCGTGAATACTTTAAGGAAGCGCTTAAGCGCGGAGGGCAAACACCGCACGTCCTAGAAAAAGCATTCTCATGGCATATCAATTATGAGAAATACGGAACAATGTTAGAATCAAAATATCAATTGCAAACTCAAGAATAA
- a CDS encoding DUF3870 domain-containing protein: protein MNTQFIAGHARLPAGMAAKSIYDTLTITAEIDKKYGVIVDASCTLATEHGRDYVARLLKGHSLRDGIDSILEQLNEGYLGKANSALCAALKDLYKQYCKMQEEKE, encoded by the coding sequence ATGAATACGCAGTTTATTGCTGGGCACGCGCGGCTGCCGGCGGGAATGGCGGCGAAAAGCATCTACGATACATTGACGATTACGGCGGAGATTGATAAAAAGTACGGGGTGATCGTCGACGCTTCGTGTACACTGGCGACCGAGCACGGGCGTGATTATGTCGCCCGCTTGCTTAAAGGCCATTCTTTAAGGGACGGGATTGATTCGATTTTAGAACAGCTGAATGAGGGATATTTAGGAAAGGCGAATTCGGCGCTGTGTGCGGCGCTAAAAGATTTGTACAAGCAATATTGCAAAATGCAGGAGGAGAAGGAATAA
- a CDS encoding acyl-CoA dehydrogenase family protein: MMNFDFTPEQEMLRSTVRKFVDKEIIPYIKEWDERGYFDPNIFKRLAELNLMGVCIPEKYGGMGMDYNSLAIVCEELERGDTAFRTAVSVHTGLNSLTLLQWGTEEQKQKYLVPQAKGEKIGAFGLTEPNAGSDVASITTTAVRDGDYYILNGQKTWISLCDIADHFIVFAYTDKSKKHRGISAFIVERTMPGFSSRAIKGKLGIRAGNTGELFFDNVRVPKENLLGEEGEGFKIAMSALDNGRFTVAAGAVGLIMACLEASVKYCHERKTFGKEIGRHQLVQQMIARMEAGLQISRLLVYKVGFLKNQGRRTTREASLAKWIACDFANQAADDAVQIHGAYGYSNEYPVERYLRNSKAPVIYEGTREIHTIMQAEYVLGYRQDKPLRKTLPPWNPESVQM, encoded by the coding sequence ATGATGAATTTCGATTTTACTCCAGAACAAGAAATGCTTCGCAGCACCGTGCGCAAATTTGTCGACAAAGAAATTATACCGTACATCAAAGAATGGGATGAACGCGGATATTTTGATCCGAATATTTTCAAACGGCTTGCGGAATTAAACTTAATGGGCGTATGCATTCCGGAAAAATACGGCGGAATGGGCATGGACTACAACTCGCTCGCCATCGTCTGCGAGGAGTTGGAACGCGGGGATACCGCATTTCGCACCGCCGTTTCCGTGCACACTGGCTTAAACAGCCTCACATTATTGCAATGGGGCACGGAAGAACAAAAACAAAAATATCTTGTTCCGCAGGCGAAAGGGGAAAAAATCGGCGCCTTCGGCCTGACGGAGCCAAACGCCGGTTCCGATGTCGCCTCCATTACCACCACCGCCGTCCGCGACGGGGACTACTACATTTTAAACGGACAAAAAACGTGGATTTCACTTTGTGACATCGCTGATCACTTTATCGTGTTCGCCTATACGGACAAATCGAAAAAGCACCGCGGCATTTCTGCCTTTATTGTCGAACGGACAATGCCAGGCTTTTCATCAAGAGCGATTAAAGGAAAACTGGGCATCCGTGCCGGCAACACGGGAGAACTGTTTTTTGACAACGTCCGCGTACCGAAAGAAAACCTGCTTGGCGAAGAAGGCGAAGGATTTAAAATCGCCATGTCCGCCCTCGACAACGGAAGATTCACGGTTGCCGCCGGAGCGGTCGGCCTGATTATGGCTTGCTTAGAAGCAAGCGTCAAGTATTGCCATGAGCGGAAAACGTTCGGCAAAGAAATCGGGAGACATCAGCTTGTACAGCAAATGATCGCCAGAATGGAAGCAGGTCTGCAAATCAGCCGTTTGCTCGTCTACAAAGTAGGATTTTTGAAAAACCAAGGGCGCCGCACAACAAGAGAAGCATCGCTCGCGAAATGGATCGCCTGCGACTTCGCTAATCAAGCAGCCGATGATGCGGTGCAAATTCACGGCGCGTACGGATACTCAAACGAATATCCTGTCGAACGATACTTGCGCAACTCGAAAGCGCCGGTCATCTATGAAGGAACACGGGAAATTCATACGATTATGCAGGCGGAATACGTGCTTGGCTACCGCCAGGATAAACCGCTGCGCAAAACGCTTCCGCCTTGGAATCCGGAATCGGTACAAATGTAA
- a CDS encoding LytTR family DNA-binding domain-containing protein — MDSFTVSSIAKVMNELFPKEASFVISDNKRYIYYRPSKQIDLKIRPGDEIKPESVTYKALIVQRKIAEQKDSRVFGVPYFGISVPILDDGSPRGCVTAILPRKPMLAMPYLTIRATDRWLPVPFESVIYLEAQNRKTFVKSSYAEGYHKYNLTELEFSLPDDMFVRCHRSYIVNIHHIAEIHPDSHSTFLLMMKDGSRVPVSQTYASHFRKLLCF, encoded by the coding sequence ATGGATTCATTTACTGTTTCCTCTATTGCAAAAGTGATGAATGAATTATTTCCTAAAGAAGCGTCTTTCGTGATTTCTGATAATAAGCGCTATATTTATTACCGACCAAGCAAACAGATCGATTTAAAAATTCGCCCCGGAGACGAAATCAAACCGGAATCGGTTACTTACAAGGCCTTGATCGTTCAACGGAAAATTGCAGAACAGAAAGACAGCCGCGTTTTTGGCGTGCCTTATTTCGGGATATCCGTCCCAATTTTGGATGATGGCAGCCCGAGGGGCTGCGTTACCGCAATATTGCCGAGAAAACCGATGCTTGCAATGCCGTATTTAACGATTCGAGCGACGGATCGTTGGCTGCCTGTTCCTTTCGAGAGCGTTATCTATTTAGAAGCCCAAAACCGGAAAACATTCGTAAAATCGAGTTATGCGGAAGGCTACCATAAATATAACTTAACAGAACTGGAATTTTCCCTTCCTGATGATATGTTTGTTCGGTGTCACCGATCATATATCGTTAACATTCATCACATTGCAGAAATTCATCCAGATTCGCATTCAACTTTTTTATTGATGATGAAAGACGGCTCACGAGTGCCTGTCAGCCAAACATATGCAAGCCATTTTCGGAAGCTGCTCTGCTTTTAA
- a CDS encoding RNA polymerase sigma factor, which yields MEKEIIQRIQQGDEKAFAKLYHLYAEYALRVAMAVTKSRANAADAVQETFIRVYDHIDRFDLTKDFKPWFYRILLNECNRLMKKQGKMVAMSDYIDDQVRIANVDHHAFEQYEELYKAIEKLKDIHRIPIVLKYLKGFSDEEIAQILDLNVNTVKSRLFKARNKLTKIIEKMKERGVGNG from the coding sequence ATGGAAAAGGAAATCATCCAAAGGATTCAACAGGGGGATGAGAAGGCGTTTGCCAAGCTGTATCATCTATACGCGGAATACGCGTTAAGGGTGGCCATGGCGGTTACGAAAAGCAGGGCAAACGCCGCGGATGCGGTGCAAGAAACGTTTATCCGCGTGTATGACCATATTGACCGCTTCGATCTTACGAAAGATTTTAAGCCTTGGTTTTACCGGATTTTGCTCAATGAATGCAATCGGCTGATGAAAAAGCAAGGGAAAATGGTGGCGATGAGCGATTATATAGATGATCAGGTGCGAATAGCTAATGTAGATCACCATGCTTTTGAGCAATACGAAGAGCTGTATAAAGCGATTGAAAAATTAAAGGATATTCATCGTATTCCCATTGTGCTGAAATATTTAAAAGGATTTTCCGATGAGGAAATTGCGCAAATTCTTGATCTTAATGTGAATACCGTCAAGTCGCGGCTGTTTAAGGCAAGAAACAAGTTGACAAAGATTATTGAAAAAATGAAAGAAAGGGGTGTTGGAAATGGATGA
- a CDS encoding CaiB/BaiF CoA transferase family protein produces the protein MPGALDGIRILDMTRVLAGPYATMILGDLGADVIKVEAPGGSDDTRFWGPPFQNGMSAYYTAINRNKRSITVNLKTEEGRKVIRNLAKTADVVIHNFKTGTMEKFGLGYDDLSLLNPRLIYCSITGFGETGPYSHLPGYDYIIQAMSGWMSINGTASSGPLKVGVAIADVFTGLYAAIAIEAALLAREKTGRGQKIDLSLFDSAISALVNVAANYLMSGDIPVPLGNEHPNIVPYSTYEASDGPIVIAVGNDRQFQAFCELLSDPTIGTDPRFQTNPGRVAHREELNRRINEEVKKRTRSEWQRLLAEKGIPCGPVQNLEQLFQHPQTLARDMVITIKHEKVGTLQLVGSPIKLSDTKVSYRLPPPLAGEHNDEIIKEIMNETGEDV, from the coding sequence ATGCCAGGCGCGTTAGACGGCATTCGTATTTTAGATATGACGCGTGTCCTCGCAGGTCCCTACGCCACGATGATTTTAGGCGATCTTGGCGCCGATGTGATTAAAGTCGAGGCACCGGGCGGATCCGATGATACAAGATTTTGGGGCCCTCCCTTTCAAAACGGGATGAGCGCCTATTATACGGCGATTAACCGCAATAAGCGAAGCATTACCGTCAACTTAAAAACGGAAGAAGGCCGAAAAGTCATCCGAAACCTTGCCAAAACAGCCGACGTCGTCATTCACAACTTTAAAACGGGAACGATGGAAAAGTTTGGGCTTGGTTATGACGATTTATCGTTGTTGAATCCGCGCCTTATTTACTGTTCCATTACCGGCTTTGGCGAAACAGGTCCCTACTCCCACCTGCCTGGATATGATTACATTATTCAGGCGATGAGCGGATGGATGAGCATTAACGGCACCGCCTCATCCGGACCGCTGAAAGTCGGCGTCGCCATTGCCGATGTATTCACCGGATTATATGCAGCGATCGCAATTGAGGCCGCACTGCTTGCCCGCGAAAAGACCGGGCGCGGACAAAAAATTGACCTTTCTCTATTCGATTCCGCCATCAGCGCGCTCGTCAACGTCGCAGCCAACTATTTAATGTCCGGCGACATCCCGGTGCCGTTGGGAAACGAACATCCGAATATCGTTCCCTACTCGACGTATGAAGCGAGCGACGGACCGATTGTAATCGCCGTTGGGAACGACCGGCAATTTCAAGCGTTTTGCGAGCTTTTGTCAGACCCGACGATCGGGACGGATCCACGCTTTCAAACGAATCCGGGCCGCGTCGCCCACCGCGAGGAACTCAACAGGCGCATTAATGAAGAAGTGAAAAAACGGACGCGGTCCGAGTGGCAGCGCTTGCTTGCCGAAAAAGGAATACCGTGCGGCCCGGTGCAAAATCTTGAACAATTATTCCAGCATCCGCAGACGCTAGCTCGCGATATGGTCATTACGATAAAGCATGAAAAGGTGGGAACGCTGCAGCTTGTCGGAAGCCCAATCAAACTATCGGATACAAAAGTATCGTACCGTCTGCCGCCTCCGCTTGCCGGAGAGCACAACGACGAAATTATAAAAGAAATCATGAATGAAACGGGGGAGGATGTATGA